In the Streptomyces spororaveus genome, CGCATCCCGCAGCGGCTGCGCCGTGTCGTGGTCCAGCTCCCCCGCGAGTGCGAGGACCACGGCCGCGTCCACGGTCGTCACCGCGACGGTGAAGCGTTCTCTGTCCGCCTCCGGCTCCATCCGGCATCACCCTTCCGTCGTGCTGCTCTGCACCTGCCCGGGTTCCGCCGCAATATACCCAAGTGTTCCCCACCGCAGAGGGAGCGCCTCACGCGGCATGCGGCGCGGACCCCTCCGCAAGCAGCCCCTCGCGCAGCCGGGCCAGGATCCGGGTGAGCAGCCGGGACACGTGCATCTGCGAGATGCCCAGGCGCTCGCCGACCTCGGCCTGGGTGAGCTCCTCCCCGTACCGCAGGGACAGGATCGTCCGGTCCCGCTCGGTCAGCGCCGCCAGCAGGGGCTTGAGCGACTCCAGGTACTCGACCATCTCGAAGCGCGCGTCCTCGACGCCGAGGCTGCGCGCCAGGGTGCCGGGCGCGTCGCCCTCGTCCGTGACCGGGAGGTCCAGGGACAGACTGGCGAAGCCATTGGTCGCGAGCAGGCCCTCGCACACCTCCTCGGGTGTGATGTCCAGCCGCTCGGCGAGCTGCTCCGCGTCCGGGGTGTGGCCCAGCTCCTGCTCCAGGGCGTCATTGGCCTTCGCCAGGGAGATGCGCAGCTCCTGCAGCCTGCGCGGCACACGCACGGCCCAGGTGGTGTCACGGAAGTAGCGCTTGATCTCGCCCATGATCGTGGGCAGCGCGAACGACATGAATTCGAATCCGCGCTCCGGGTCGAACCGGTTGATCGCCTTGATCAGGCCGACGGTGCCGACCTGGATGACGTCCTCCCACGGCGCGCTGCAGTGCCGTACGCGCGTGGCCGCGTACTTGACCAGGCTCAGGTTCAGCTCGACCAGGGTGTTGCGTACGTACGAATACTCCGTGG is a window encoding:
- a CDS encoding SigB/SigF/SigG family RNA polymerase sigma factor, which produces MPTTLRIQDTPAPQPPRRPRPDALRGLPEIPDPQSVSTADAHDLSVTLFLRLSELEEGTTEYSYVRNTLVELNLSLVKYAATRVRHCSAPWEDVIQVGTVGLIKAINRFDPERGFEFMSFALPTIMGEIKRYFRDTTWAVRVPRRLQELRISLAKANDALEQELGHTPDAEQLAERLDITPEEVCEGLLATNGFASLSLDLPVTDEGDAPGTLARSLGVEDARFEMVEYLESLKPLLAALTERDRTILSLRYGEELTQAEVGERLGISQMHVSRLLTRILARLREGLLAEGSAPHAA